The nucleotide window GAGGCCCTGTCTCTTAGTTTTGGCCACACCTGTTCATGGATCCTCTGCAGGATTTGGAGTGAAAACAGAAGTTCAAAATCATCAtcatttttaatcagattttctttaagattaggtATGATAGGAGGTGGGCTGCCAAACAAAATTTCATAGGGAGTAAGCCCCAGTTTGTATGGGGAATGGTGGACCCTATACAGAGCATAGGGGAGGATGGCTACCCAGTTTGTGCCAGTCTCCATGGTCAATTTGATTAAAGTCTCCTTttatgttctgttcattctttctacctgtcctgaactttggggcctatatgcacaatgtaatttccaatccACCCTGAGTATGGAAGCCAACCTCTGACTTACCTTAGAGACAAACTCTGGTCCATTATCCAAGCCTATCATTACTGGGTAAGATGTCCTCCAGTATCTTTTTGGCCACCACCTGGGCTGTTTCATTCTTAGTGGGAAAGGCTTCTACCCATCCTGAAAAGGTATCtacaaaaactaataaatatttatacccATACTTTCCTGGCTTTACCTCAGTAAAATCTACTTCCCAATAGGCTCCTGGTTTATCTCCTTGCTGTCTTGTTCCAGAATTTTGGGAATTTTTTCCTGCATTGGTGAGTTGGCATACCTTGCATCCAGATACAATTAGTTCTGTTTTGCTGGGAGCCTCTTTTATTCTCAGTCTAGTTTTCCTTATTAAGTCCAGTGTTTTCCTGACACCTAGGTGGgtgctgttgtggattttctgtaACACCTTCTCTCCTAGTTTCTCAGGAACTACTATTCGACACTGGGAGTCTCTCCACCATCCCTCAAGGAATTGTGCCATAGGGAGCTTTCTTGCCCACTGCAAATCTTCCTCCGTATACTCTGCTACTGGTGGCAggtccctgggtcctgggtcaGGGAGCTGTACGGCCATAGCCTGGGCTGGGGACCGTGCTATTTTCTTAGCAGTCTGGTCAGCAAAGTGATTGCCTCTCGATACAGGGTCAACAGGTTTTTGATGGCCCGGGCAGTGCACTATTGCCAGTTTCCACAAGTTTGGTTTCCACAAGGCAGCCAGAAGTACCAagatttcttccttatttttaatagTCTTTCCTTCTGCCATGAGGAGGCCTCTCTCTCAATATATAGCGCCATGTATGTGGGCAGTGGCAAAAGCATACCGGCTATCCATGTAGACAGTtaatctttttccctctcccagcCTTAGGGCCTGGGTTAAGGCCATTAACTCGGCCTTTTGTGCCGACATGTCTGTTGGCAAAGGCTCGGCCCATATTATCGCAGTCTCTGAGACCACTGCTGCCCCTGCATACCTCTGTCCTTGGTGCACGAAGTTGCTCCCGTCGGTGTACCATGTGGCCTCAGCGTTGGGTAGTGGCTGGTCTTGTAGGTCTTCTCTTACCCCATGTACTTAGGCTAACACTTCAACACAGTCATGGAGTGGGGCCTACAAATCTGGATCAGGTAGCAGGGAAGCAGGGTTGAGGATGGTTGGTggctgaaagaaaattctttttttttttaaagtgaaagaggctttatttttaataataacatacatatcattcattccttttaatttttatagtgcaCAGCTATATATGGAAGTATACAGAGAAAAGTAAACATTAGAAAATACCCAAGAATGGAAATATATAGGCAAAGAAGACATTTTATAGATTCATGAACAGGCTTAGAAGTATTACAAGAGAGTATCCATTTTATctagtgataaaaataaaaactatgcaaaaaaaatctattcaaaccATGGCAGGCAAGTGCAATCAGTACAAGTTATAGTTTCCTGGGTATAAAAACTATACCTGTTCTTTGGActgaaaacaatataaaatgaatGGCTTTTTATATCCAGGCCAAAATTCATCTAAAGAAGTAAAAAGTGTGGATACTGTTATGCCAcatgtgataaaatatttaaggCCACATGTATATGGAGGTCATCAATGTACAAAGAGAATATTGAGAGGTagggtaaataaaaaaatagagaaatgcaaTAAAGAAAGTGCCACTTCTGCCTAAATCAGTAAATATCAAATGTGTAGACATTAAAATAGCAGCTCTATATACTACACGGCATTTCTACTTTCTTTGTCAAGAAGAATGTACTGTGAATCATTACAAAGTTCAATGAATACCATTCGGCAGAAAATGTAGAGTCTTGGTGTTAGggcaaatttaatttccttttccttttatacaTGAGGGGGAAAAGAGTATAGAACTAGGAACACTCATCTTTCCATCCAGAACACTAACTTTTAAGTATTTTACATATTCTGTGTTTGGAACAAGGGGGATACAGATATGGAGATCAATTAAACCCAGCTTCCAACTCACATTTCAGATTTGGAAAGCTAAGGAAAGACAAAAGTCTTTACCATTTCTAAAATCAAATGCTTCAAGCAGGTTTCAAAAATTGAGcggaaaaaaaattgataaggaaaaacagcaaagaatgaTATTGAACAAAATCTCCTGGTTTCctttactgtttcttttccttttatttttttttcaaattgcacTTTACAGTAGAAATGCATACCAACTTGGACAGATCATGGCTCAATACTGCTTGGTGCTCTTATTTTAAGACATCATCTTCTTGCACTCCACTGAACAGAAAACCATGCCCTCTACTGGCATGAACTTCTGCCCAATGAGACACTTGCTGCAACAGGAACACAGAAAGCACTGTGTGGAGGCATGCCAGCTGAAATCGTTGTAGGTTACCAGCTGCACTTCTGGGtcgatggcattgtggcatcccTGACATACCACAGCGTGGTTCTTCACGTAGCAGGGCTTGCACTCAGGCTTGTCATTGACCATCACGTATATTTCGCCAGCCAGGATGTTGTCACAGTCAAAGcagcagaagtgtttcagatgccAATTCTGGTTTTCTGCCTGGGTATACTCATTGCTGAATATCAGCTCATCACAGCCGGCACATCGGGGTTTCTCGCTGTCACAGTAGTGTCTGCCGCAGAACAGCTTCCCGTTCTTCCAGAAATAAATCATGTCGACCAGCAGTTCAGAGCAGGTGCTGCAGACAAAACACGCTGGGTGCCACAGTTTATCGTAGCCGGCCCTCTCAGCATAGATGGCGGGGTCGCCCTCCTTCATGCTCAGCTTGCAGCAATAGCAGAAATACTGAGTTCCTTTGTACTCGGCAGATTTGTTCTCCATGGGCCCCATGGCTGCCGGGGTGCTTCTGTCCCCCGCGGGGATGTAGAGTTTGTCGGGGCTGGGACTACCCATCTCATAGGGAAGTTTCACATCTCCTACGCCCAGTGCCTCACTCTTGTATTTCTTCACAAACTGCTCCATCTCCTTCACCTCTTTGGGAGATAACTCATGGCACTTGGAAGGGTCCTGGTCATGTGCGGGGAGCTGCTTTGCCAGCTGCTTCTTTCGGTACTGTGCCCCTTCCGAGCCTGCCACTGGCTGTTTCTCCTTGGGCAGCATCTGCATGTACTGTCTGGCCAGTGCCTGGTTCTGGACAGGAGGAGCCCATTCATAGGTGACTGTGTTGATGGAGACATTCTTCTTGGCAGCAACTGGATTGGTCAGTATCATAACATTGCGTTTATACATGGGAATTCCATCCGTCTTTAGCTTTGCGATCAGAGTGGTATActtggtgtcttcaaaaagtcgCCCCACTTTTCTGTCCTCTTCATTGCTTAAGAGGACGTCATGTTCTTCTTGGCCACACTTGCAGTTACGACATATTTTTCTCCAGAAGTGCAGTTCAAATCCTTCACATTTGTCTTTGCATTTTAAACAGGGTGCTCCAAATCCTTGCTCGTGACCTAAGCCCATCTTCTTCATCTTGGCGTCCAGGTCCATGTTTGTGGGTCAAGAGGGGGCGTCCTCCTCCTGTCCAGGATCTCATGTCCAGGCTCAGGTGGCCTCCGCTCCGCCCCCGGCACTGCGGGATCCGCCGGGACtctggcgccgccgccgccgcagccactCGCCCGGCGCCGTCGAACTTCCGCCGCCCAGTCTGCCGCAGGCCGgctgaaagaaaattctgagagGGTTTAGCAACAGTCCTTGGTAGTGATTTAGCCATGCATTACTGAGCCATTGGTCGGGGGGCTGCTTTAGGAGGCCTTCAACAGCATGGGATGTGGTGACCTGCAGTTCTTGCCCCATGGTTAGCTTGTCTGCATCTTTCACCATCAGGGTCATGGCCTCCATCATTCTGAGACAAGGGGGCCATCCGGCAGCCACAGAGTCAAGTTTCTTTGATAAGTATGCCACAGGCCATTTCCAAGGGCCTATGCGTTGAGTCAGAACTCTCTTAGCTACCCCCTTACTCTCGTCCACAAACAGCTGAAAAGGCTCGGAGGCATCGGGGAGTCCCAGTGCTGGGGCCAAGAGCAGCGCTGTTTTTATCTGCTGAAAGGCTTGTTCAGCCTCCTCTGTCCATTTGAAGGGTTGCTGATCTTTTGTCACCAGGTAAAGGGGTTTGGCCAATTCAGCGAACCCAGGGATCCACAATCGGCAGAACCTGACTGACCCTAAGAATTCCCAAACTTGCTGCTGCAACTGCGGCTGTGGGATCCGGAGTACAGTCTCCTTGTGCTCAAGTGTCAGCCACCATTGCCCCCCTTTCAATAGGTACCCCAGATAGGTTACCTCAGTCTTTCAGATTTGGGCCCAGACTCCCCAGGGTGTATAAGAGGTCCTCCATTCCCCAGGTACATCCCTCGATGGTCTGTGTTGTAATCAGCAAGTCATCCACATACTGCAAGAGGGTCAGGTTTGGGTGAGCCCATCTATACTCACTCAGGTCCTCATGAAGGGCCTCATCAAATAATGTAGGAGAATTCTTGAATCCTTGTGGTAGTTGGGTCCAGGTTAATTGTCCATTGATGCCCCTCTCCGGGTCCGCCCACTCAGACAAAAAGTTCTTGACTCTTGGGAGCTAGGGGTAAACTaaaaaaagcatcttttaaatctagGACGGTGTGCCACTGTCTTTCAGGACTGAGAGTACTGAGAAGAGTATAGGGATTGGGCACCGTTGGGTGAATATCCGCGACTCTTTTATTTACTTCCCTTAGGTCCTGCACAGGCCGAAAGTCTCCTGTGTTGGGCTTATGCACTGGCAATAGGGGTGTGTTCCAGGCTGATCTGCATGGTCACAGGACCCCTTGGTCCAAGAGGCACTGGATATGGGCCATGATCCCCACCTTTGCCTCCAAAGACATAGGGTACTGCCGGACTCTGACTGGGTCCACCCCAGGTTTAGTCTCTATGTATATGGCTGGTCGGTCGGTGGGGAGCCAGTCCCACCCATCTGGTTTCTGCCCAAGCCTCTGGGAAACGTTTCAGCCACCGGTCGATTCCCTGTTTGGGCACCTCAGGCTGTTGGTAAAGTTGGTATTCATCTTCCAGTGGCAGAGTCAATATTGATATGGGCCCATCTTGAGAATCTGTCACTTTTGGTCCTCTTGGTAGAAAGCAGATTTTTGGCCCCTATTTTGGTCAGCAAGTCTCTTCCCAGGAGGGGGTATGGGCTCTTGGGGATGACTAAGAAAGAGTGAGATACTCTGCTGGTCCCTAAGTCCACAGATCACAGTTATCTTTTGATCCCCATAGCCCCTTGTACCCATGAGGAATCGGCTGATAGTTTTCCCTGGGGTTCAATGAGAACTGAGTGTTGGGCTCCCGTGTCCACCAAAAATTGGACAGGGCTCCCCTCTACTTGCAGGGTTACCCTAGGTTCGGGGAGGGGATATGAACCCCATCCTCCTTAGCAATCGGAGTCTTGGGTCACCAGCACAGTAGGAGGTGGTTTTTGTGATCTACCTGCCCTGTCCCTTTTGTTCTTAGGGCATTCCTTGGCCCAGTGGCCAAACTCCTTGCAGTAGGCACATTGATCTTTGTCTAGCCTCCTGCCAGATGCCCTCAGCCACAGTGGACTACCCTGTGATTGTTTTCCTCACCCGACTGCAGCCGCCAGTACCCTTGTCATCTTCTCTGTTGCCCTCAACTATCTTTCCTCGGGAACATCTCTGTTGTTAAAGACTTTTTGAGCAATCCTGACTAGGTCCTGAAGATTTTTCCCTTCTAAATCctccaattttaatattttttccttgatATCGGGGGCTGCCTGGTTCACAAAGGACATGACTACAGCTGCCTGGTTCTTGGGGGCATCTGGGTCCATAGGTGTGAACTGCCTAAAGGCTTCCATTAACCTTTCTAAATACCCAGAAGGGGACTCTGTCTTCCCTTGGGAAACTGCatataccttggccaaattggtgggctTGCGTGCCGCTGCTTGGAGACCCACCATTAGAGTCTGGCGATAAACCTGTAGCCATCCCCTACCTTCTGCCATATAGTAGTCTCAATCATCTTGTGGGGGCCTGGTCAAGGAGAAAGTCCGGGTTGACAGTGGGCTGACCATCGTCTCCAGGAACCAGttttctggcttccatctggatTCGCTCTTGttcctccatagaaaataggatcCAGAGGAGCTGTTGACAATCATCCCAAGTGGGCTGGTGGGTAAACATAACACTATCTACAAGAGAAATGAGATCTTTGGGATTGTCAGAGAAGCGGTCATTCTGAGTTTTCCAGTTATAGAGATCACTAGTGGAGAAGGGCCAATATTGGAGGCTAGGATTTCCGGTGTCATTGGGAGGTCCGATTTCCCACAGTGGTAAGGCCACCATGGTGTCAGGGCAATTTGGACTCACTGCTCACTGAGTGCAAcccctcgttctttccactggctcCCCAGAGTCggattctgtctccctctcccttggtgctgcctgtgcttctctgtcTACTGGTTGTGCCTGTCTAGGATTTAGGGGAGAGAGTAGGTATGGAGGGGGGTCAAGGGCTAGGAGGTCCACGGACTAGGCAGGACTAGGTTGAGGGGCAGCTGAGGATTTGATTGGTTCGCCAGCATCAGTGCGGCGCAGGGCTGGGATTTTAGTAGGGAGGAAGGGGACCATCCAGGTGGGCAGATTTTCTATTAAGTCCTGCCAAACAAGAATATAGGGGATCTGGTTCGGGTGTCCCGCCTGACCTTGAATTTTTGTACAACAGATTGGTTGAAAGTTCCCGCCGGTGTCCATCCAACATCAAAGGCTGGCAACTTTGACCTACCAAAAGTGATGAGTTTGTCCTTTCGGACTTCCACACTTAAATCAGAGTCCCTACTCTTTACATCCTTAAAGTGGTCCAATAGGATGCTGAGAGGAGTGGCCTGTGTCTGTCCCAttgtggaaaagaaagacctgcaATTGGGAAGAAGTTGTTAAAAGAAGGGAGAAGGTTTTATCAAGTAGTGCTAAAATAAGTAATTTCTGGTATTCACAGCTTTGAATCGAAAGCTTTTGGTGAAACACTTAACAACTGctacagacacaaacacagacagaaaTCACATGCACCGTGGAACTGTTCAGCCCAAACAAATGGGCTATCCCAGCCTGACCAAATGGGCTATGCCAGCCCGATCAAATGGGCTATCACACAGATAGCCCCAAATGGGGTCTGAGGAACATCTTTCTGCATCCCCAATGACAGCCCTATAGTGTGTCCGCCAGGACTATTTGTTGACCCAAATTCAGAACCTACAGGCAATTCCAGTACAATGATAAACAATGCAAAGTTCCAGTACAACAATAAACAATACAGTAATACAAAGACAATGCCGGCAGACTTACCCGGACTGGTTCTTCCATGACCCCTCGACCTGGACTCttggtgggctctgggggacaATCCCGGACAAGCCCCCAAATAAAGTGCCCAATGAACAACTACCCCCAAGAATCAGAGACCACCAGAGTCCAAGGTTGAAGCAAAATTGCAGGGGTCGTTTATGGAACTCAGACCCTCCCAGCCTTCCCAGTAACAATGGTATGACAAAGGAGAGCCCCTAGCCCAGTTTACACAAAGCTTATATAATTCAGTACAAACAGGTATATACGTAAGCACTTTCTTATTCCCTATTTGgctttttctatgaatttaagcatttcattggtgcttttaaaagtgaaagctgctgtctaaaaaagaggaagtgaagaAGTAATCTTAGACAATAAAAACTGTAATATGCACTTGTGGTCCCTGATCTTACATCTCCAGGAATTGTTCACCATTTTTCAGTTCTGGGAATTTGGTCAGTAACTGGGGGACTTTTGGTGTGTAACTGTCTGCAACCAGGGGACTTTTGGTCTGTAACCATCTGCAACTGGGGGACTTGTGAAACCAGTGGCAAGCAAGTGCACAGAAGCTAAAACCGCATTGCAAAAAGGTGGAACAAGTAAGCAAGCAGTGTTACAGAAGCCAAAACCACAAAGGTGCCAGTTGTGAAGTGCTCTTTCAGATTCTCTTCTCCTTTGCCTCAGGTCCAGTCCCATCATGACTTGTGGACATCAGCACTAAGCTGTGTCCACTGTCTGGTCCAGtctgtttcttaatttatttgtctGGGATGCATGGACAAGTCTGTCTGCCACTCTTAATCTGAACACCTGCAAGCTCCTGTTTTTCCTCTGGGGACAGTGGTCTCAGGTCCCCCTGTCCTCCCTTCCCTACAAGTGATGCAGCAGGAAGGAGATGATCCAGATTGGGTGCTGACTTTATCTTCAATTTGTCTCTACACATTGATGTAGAGCTCCTACCAAGTGAAGTGGACACCATAACTTTGGAATGCATCGTAGAACTAAGGCTATCTTGGGAGGAACAATAGGAATGGCCTAAGGAAGAAGATGAGTCCTCTCTCTTGTTGAAGATCTGTATGGATTCAAGGAACCTGTTGGGAAGGCTACAATTCAGATTCATGCAAAAACTGCTTATATGTTCTTCCAGCATCTTTTGTTTGCCAGAAGCCAAGAAAGAAATCTCCTGGGAAGTGTTCAAGCTAATGTTTCTCACAGATGATGCCCCATCTATCTGTTTTTGACTGTGAGATTTCTCAGCGAAAGACATTGTCTGCTTGACGGCACGCCATGAACTATGAACAGTCTCAGGAAGTCTACCCTCATTTATTTCCCCAATTTTCTTATTCAAATGTTCTTTGAGTGCATTTTCTAGTTGTTGCTGATTTATACTTATCCCTGAGGCCCTTGAATCATTTCCATACAGACTCACTGTATGGCTTCCTTGATCTTTATCAGAGTCAGACCCTTAACTGCTATCTGAGTATCCTTCTGGGTCACTCAACAGATGATCACTTGGGCCAATCTTTGGGCTGTGTCTCTGATGGCCCTTCTCATCATTATGTGACTGAAACTCTTCTGAGCTTGTCTCATGGGAGATTGGAAGTTGGATCGATTCAGAATTCCTTAAATTGTTGCTACTCgcatccgagtcacggcaccaaatGTCGGAAATCAGTGGGTCCCTGACAAGACCAAGATCCATATAGCAAGCAAGAATCCACGATGTTTATgtgcttttcagcttttctttattgcttctctccttcctcctcccgtTCTCCCCAAGCGTCCCTCTTATATAGTCCACAGCCCGATCactaaaaatgggcatgaaaaacaggatgtgcttcctcaaactattgtttcagtttgagtcctgcatgaaaaacaggatgcaCTTCAGTCCGTTGTTtttaagtgagccaggctacGTGCCCTCAGCCGCAGGGAATGGTTATCACGAGCGGccggcctgtggttccccacaccTCTTCAAGCT belongs to Lepus europaeus isolate LE1 unplaced genomic scaffold, mLepTim1.pri SCAFFOLD_29, whole genome shotgun sequence and includes:
- the LOC133754844 gene encoding testin-like; this translates as MDLDAKMKKMGLGHEQGFGAPCLKCKDKCEGFELHFWRKICRNCKCGQEEHDVLLSNEEDRKVGRLFEDTKYTTLIAKLKTDGIPMYKRNVMILTNPVAAKKNVSINTVTYEWAPPVQNQALARQYMQMLPKEKQPVAGSEGAQYRKKQLAKQLPAHDQDPSKCHELSPKEVKEMEQFVKKYKSEALGVGDVKLPYEMGSPSPDKLYIPAGDRSTPAAMGPMENKSAEYKGTQYFCYCCKLSMKEGDPAIYAERAGYDKLWHPACFVCSTCSELLVDMIYFWKNGKLFCGRHYCDSEKPRCAGCDELIFSNEYTQAENQNWHLKHFCCFDCDNILAGEIYVMVNDKPECKPCYVKNHAVVCQGCHNAIDPEVQLVTYNDFSWHASTQCFLCSCCSKCLIGQKFMPVEGMVFCSVECKKMMS